From Suricata suricatta isolate VVHF042 chromosome 1, meerkat_22Aug2017_6uvM2_HiC, whole genome shotgun sequence, a single genomic window includes:
- the SFTPC gene encoding pulmonary surfactant-associated protein C isoform X4, which translates to MDMGSKEVLIESPPVLEMSIGGPEAQQHLAMSERVGSTATFSIGSTGIVVYDYQRLLIAYKPAPGTCCYIMKMAPENIPSLEALTRKFQNFQVKPAVSTSKLGQEEGHDAGSASSVDLDFLGTTVSTLCREVPLYYI; encoded by the exons GTCCTAGAGATGAGCATTGGGGGACCAGAAGCCCAGCAGCACCTGGCCATGAGTGAGCGTGTGGGTAGCACTGCCACCTTCTCCATTGGCTCCACTGGCATTGTAGTGTATGACTACCAGCGG CTCCTGATTGCCTATAAGCCAGCCCCAGGAACCTGTTGCTACATCATGAAGATGGCGCCGGAGAACATCCCAAGTCTTGAGGCTCTCACCAGAAAGTTCCAGAACTTCCAG GTCAAGCCTGCAGTGTCTACCTCTAAGCTGGGCCAGGAGGAGGGTCATGATGCTGGCTCAGCATCCTCCGTGGACCTGGACTTCCTGGGCACCACAGTGAGCACCCTGTGTCGCGAGGTGCCCCTCTACTACATCTAG